A portion of the Bactrocera neohumeralis isolate Rockhampton chromosome 2, APGP_CSIRO_Bneo_wtdbg2-racon-allhic-juicebox.fasta_v2, whole genome shotgun sequence genome contains these proteins:
- the LOC126766865 gene encoding protein FAM50 homolog, producing MAHYKGAASEAGRAAQLMKKREIAQQEIEFRKKKIEEELKLDKIENKFAAHYDAVEQQLKSSTIGLVTLDEMKAKQEDIVREREKKLAQKKDEKEREKQRALEAIQAEKNKQKRQIQALSFSFNDDEDDEVAAEDDDEDDIKEVKKEDIPPKKKWTEIDDDSTLPKKKKIFKNPEVDTSFLPDREREEQENRLREQLRQEWVMQQAALKDQEITITFSYWDGSGHRRSVIMKKGNSIYQFLQRCLELLRKEFNELKTVMADQLMYVKEDLILPHHYSFYDFIVTKARGKSGPLFQFDVHDDVRMISDATVEKEESHAGKVLLRSWYERNKHIFPASRWEPYDPTKTYDKYTIKDKSKKT from the coding sequence ATGGCGCACTACAAGGGAGCCGCCAGTGAAGCGGGCCGTGCCGCTCAACTGATGAAAAAACGTGAGATTGCCCAGCAGGAGATTGAGTTTCGCAAGAAAAAAATCGAGGAAGAGCTTAAGCTGGATAAGATTGAAAACAAATTCGCAGCGCATTATGATGCCGTGGAACAGCAACTTAAAAGTTCGACCATTGGTCTGGTCACATTGGATGAAATGAAAGCCAAACAAGAGGATATTGTGAGGGAACGTGAAAAAAAGTTGGCACagaaaaaagatgaaaaagaaCGTGAAAAACAACGCGCACTGGAGGCCAtacaagcagaaaaaaataaacaaaagcgaCAAATTCAAGCACTATCATTCAGTTTTAATGACGACGAAGATGATGAAGTGGCTGCGGAAGACGATGATGAGGACGATATTAAAGAAGTTAAAAAGGAGGATATTCCACCTAAAAAGAAGTGGACAGAAATCGATGATGATAGTACACTGccgaagaaaaagaaaatatttaaaaatcccGAAGTAGACACATCATTTTTGCCTGATCGTGAACGTGAGGAGCAAGAAAACCGCTTACGTGAACAATTACGTCAAGAATGGGTAATGCAACAAGCAGCATTAAAGGATCAAGAAATTACCATCACCTTCAGTTACTGGGATGGTTCAGGTCATAGACGTAGTGTCATTATGAAAAAGGGTAACTCTATATATCAATTTCTGCAACGTTGCCTTGAGTTGCTGCGCAAAGAATTCAACGAATTGAAAACTGTTATGGCTGATCAGTTGATGTATGTCAAAGAGGATTTAATACTGCCACATCATTACTCATTCTATGATTTCATTGTAACAAAGGCGCGTGGTAAGAGTGGACCTTTATTCCAATTTGACGTGCATGATGATGTGCGCATGATAAGCGACGCTACGGTAGAGAAAGAAGAGTCCCACGCTGGCAAAGTGCTCTTACGTTCGTGGTATGAACGTAATAAGCATATTTTTCCAGCCAGCCGTTGGGAGCCATATGATCCCACAAAAACTTATGATAAATATACCATTAAGGATAAGAGCAAAAAAACATGA